A window of Candidatus Korarchaeota archaeon NZ13-K genomic DNA:
CCCTGCAGACCCTTATCGCATTATCCGCGCACTCCACCCTGAAGTGTCCCTTTCCGAGGGGCTCCAGAACCCTTCCAAATATCTCCAAGTCCTCAGCAGGCAGGAGATCTTCCATCTCGGCATCCAGGGATCTTTCCACTTCCTCCCCTTTCTTCGATTTCAAGCGATCACCTCACAGCTTCGGAACCGGGGTCTCGGCACCGCATGCCTGGCACCTGAGGACCCAGGCCTTCTTCACCTTGACGAGAGTGGTATCGGGCCTGCCGCAGTGGGGGCATATCACATAGGTCCTTATGAACTTCTCTATCCTGTTCTCAACCTGCTTTGGGTCTATCTTCCTGCTCAATATGAGCTTCCTCTCATCCTCCGTGAGGAAGTAAGGGGATCCCAGCTCCTTCGAGAGGTAC
This region includes:
- a CDS encoding translation initiation factor IF-2 subunit beta; protein product: MSSREEYLQMLMEARKKLPKLVVSGERFSPPRPVIAIEGKQTHIVNFKEIVTSVNRDAKMIARYLSKELGSPYFLTEDERKLILSRKIDPKQVENRIEKFIRTYVICPHCGRPDTTLVKVKKAWVLRCQACGAETPVPKL